The genomic interval CCCTGGTACAGGTCAGAGATGAGCTCCAAGCTTTGAAGGAGGGGAGAGTTGCATCTGAGGCAGGGTATCAGCAACAACTAGCCCACCAGGCTAAGGAAATACAGTCCAAGAATACCCTTCTGCAGGAGAGGAACAAGAAATTGGAGGTTCAGGCCGCTTAACTGGAAACTCAAGCAGCTGAACTGAGGGCTCTGAAAGCAGAACTATCCCAGTCTCGAGCGGCTTTGACGGGAGTATCCACTGCCTTGGCGATCTATCGGGAAGGAGAGAGTGATCGATGTCTTCAAAGTCGACTGTCATATTTGAGCTCTCCTGAATTTTTATCCCAGGCCGGGGCATGCTTTTCTGCAACCGTACCCTACACGGCGGCTGGAGTTATCCGACAACTTCACGCACAGAGCTTCTTGAACTCCATTCCTCCCGCAGACTTCTTGGATTAAGACAagatcattcaaggctttccggataagatttttgctccttttaaATGATCTGTACCAACTGCTCAAACTGATGAgatttttacatgtacattcgTATCTTTGAGTTTTTACTTGACTATCCTACTGTATCCAGGCCCTTCGCCTAACCTGGCTTCCTCCAACAGAGTTAGCACCTCTCAAACTCGATAGGGTCGTAGGTAggtagcactccaaggtcggtctagctttcttccttgagcatcctacaaataataggcccccgatgccaatttcttgataactttgtatggtccgtcccattgaggcgccaactttgtcacttcccctaagggcttcacctgcttccagactagatctccttctccaaagaatcgagggatcacccttctattatagttctgtctcatcctttgtctataggcttccagcctggcagctgtttgttcgtaaatttcgctgatgaaatctagtTTGGCCAGCCGTCGCTCTGTGTTTCCTTCGTCGTACATCATTCTTCTGACGGATGACATCCCAACCTCCAGAGGTACtactgcttcattgccatataccaaatggaaaggtgtcagacctgtactttctcggggtgtcgtacgataagcccacaaaatgctcggcagctcgtccacccaattgcctcccgtgtgatccagcttgattttgagccctcgcactatttctcgattgaccacctctgtctgaccattgctctgaggatgaGCCACTGAAgtaaaggcctgagttatgccaaaccccttgcaccaattttgtatcttgcgtccttgaaattgtctgccattgtccAATACTAACTTATGAGGtaagccgaatctgcaaaagatattcttccacaagaactggatcaccgcatcttcagtaattctggccagagcttctgcctctacccacttggagaagtaatctactgctaccagcAAAAAGCGTCTTTGCCCTGTAGCCATCAGGAAaggtcctacaatatccataccccattggtcaaagGGACAAGACACTATAGAAATTCTCAGCAGTTCTGTGGGTCGATGCGTCAagttatgatacttctggcatgataaacaagtattcaccagcttctgtgcATCCCTTTgcagggtaggccagaaataccatGCCAGTAGTACTTTCTGAGtcagcgttcttccgcctgcATGATTGTCACAGCACcccaaatgtatctcccgcaaggcctgctctgcttcttccatattcaagcacttgagcagaggtctggagaaaaACCTTTTGTACAattgatctccaatcataacataagaatgggcctgtctcctgagcatacgcGCCTCTTCTAAGTTGGTTGGTACAATTCCTTGCTGGAGGAAATTTATGATGGGCGCCTTCCAATCAATTACTCCTCCCAGGTTATTTtgtagatctatctgagctataaggaagctctgtgctatagatctgtcaagtacccaagtggtcagggagctggccattttagctaattcatccgctctttcattttcagccctgggaatcttagtgactgtgacctctttaaaatctttcctcatcttctcataagcttccTTGTAAACTTACATTTTTTTCGTTGTTTACCTTAAAATGCCcggtcacctgctgagttactagctacgaatctgaatatattatgactcggcttgcccccacatgctgagctgcttgcagacctgctaatagggcttcatattctgcctcattgttggtagctctgaaatttagccgtacagccagctgcataatgtcttcctgcggagatattagaagtgcacGGACACCACTTCCATGATGGGTAGCCGACCCGTCTACATAGACTTTCCAAACCTCCTCTGAATCCGCTTGATAAAcctctgtcaagaaatccgccacAGCCTGTGCCTTGATCGCGGTtcggggttgatactgtatatcatattcccctatctcggttgcccatttgataagccggcctgctacctccaccttggtgagagctcgaccCATCGTACTGTTTGTCAGGACAGTAATAggatgcgccaaaaaatacggtcggaggcgccgagccatgagaacaagtccgtaaaccaacttctccagggttgtgtaccgagactcagccccttcaatagatgactgaaaaaatacactggccgttgtacattatcctgctctttaactagcacggcccccacggcctcgggggtggctgatAAATAGACCCAAAGGGGTTCTCCAACAACAGGTTTGACCAGCGATGGTAAAGATTCCAGGTATTGCTTCagctcctcaaaggcctgtgtgcactCTTCCATCCACTGAAACTTAGCTACTTTCCTTAGCACTTTGAAGAAAGGCGCGGCTCAATttgcagatctggagatgaatctggacagcgccGTTATCCTGCCTACTAACTTCtgtgtttccttcagattctgagggatctgcatgtttcggagtgcttgaaccttctcaggattggcttctatccctcgttcagtcaccagatatcccagaaacttccctcctttggccccgaacagacattttAGAGGATTCAGCTTTACACCATATTGTCTCAaagtcccacaggtttcttctacatcttttattagattggacgccaggggggacttgattaggatgtcatcaacatagacttcaaCGTTCCACCCAATCTGACTCTgaaagattttgtccatcatcctttggtaggtggctCCAGCATTCCTGAGCCCAAACGGCATGACAGTATAGAAGAAAGTACCGTCAGCTATTATGAAAccaaccttctcctgatcctccttaGCCAGGGGTATCTGATGGTATCCCTGGTAAgcatccatcatgcatatcctctcacagccagcagttgaatctaccatctgatcaatccgAGGGAGAGGATAACAATCTTTGGGTGTGGCTTTGTTGAGATCGCGGAAGtctatgcaaaccctccacttgttgttaggcttctTTACCAATACGACATTAGATagccaggacgggaattgtacctcccgaacatgtcctgctttcttgagctgatccacctcggctcggataattttattttggtcagcagagaaatttctcttcttctgcttgactggcttggcttCAGGTATCAgatgcagcttgtgctcagctatCTCTGGTTTGATTCCGGGCAGTTCTTCCGGGGACCAAGCAAAAACGTCCCTATTACGGatcagacactgtatcagctccgaTTTAAGCTCCGGTGGTAAGTCACTGGctatgcgagtgatgctctctgctCTGTCAGTGTGTAGCTGAATCtcttcccaagggataggctcctcggCCATAGGTAaaggctcctcttggatagcgtgcaCACCACCATCCTGAGTCTTCCTGCTCTTGCGTgtctccacccggaccatatcaatgTAGCAGCTTCGGgacaccttctgctctcccttgacttctccgacccactcgccgaccgggaacttaatcttctggtggaaagtggagACAGCAACCCTAAACTCATGCAGAGccggccttcccaggatgacattataggaggaaggagaatctaccactataaaggtgctcctcctggTGCGCACCAGTGGCTCCGTGCCCATggatatggccagcttaatctgacccatgggcttgacttcgttacctgtgaacccgtataaagaagtggttacaggttggagctcagcagcatcaatctgcatctcctcgaacgcagctctaaacaaaatattgaccgagctcgcggtatccacaaagacctgagccactcggctgttagcaATAACGGTCTTGATTATGatggcatcgtcgtggggtagttCCAGACCATCCAAGTCTTgtggcccaaagctaataacagggccAGACGCCTGCTCGTGGCTGCACCCCACAGCTCCCACATATAACCGCCGACCGTGTGACTTACGAgctcggcctgagtccccgtcagtgggctCTCCTGAAATCATGCCGATCTCTCGTATAGCGGCATTACCCCGGTTTTCCAGCTCCCCGATATCTCTTCGGTCTTCCACGGGACCAGCTTGGTTAGAAGGACCGGCTAGGTCGGGCCGGGTCTGACGAGCACGTCCCGCTGCGgcccgttcttcctccattctctgtatttggggcgctAACTCCGAGGGAGGCAAGCCCTGCTCTGCAGCTCGCCTGGAGTCCCGAGtgaattggaagcagttactgagatcgtgcgtcctggaccgatgatatgtgcaatatggtgctccccttggtccaggctTGGGCGCGTGTACGGCAGCAACTCGCGGAGCTGGTCtgactccctgagcgggctgaggggcaggcctgggttgaacgcGCTGAAGAGGCTGAGCTGGCTGTGGTGCTCTCCTCTCAGGTCGGTTGCCAGGAGCCACTGTCTTTTCGGCCTTCCTCCTAgctgcctgagcttcctccactttgatgtagcaagaagctttctccaccatgtCATCAAAACTTCGGGAGGGGTTCTTGATGAGATCCCGGAAGAATTCCCCTTCTAaaaatccgtgggagaaggcgctcatcagtatttctgaggtggcggaggggacgtcattggccacctgactgaaccgatTGATATAGCTTCGCAGAGGCTCGGTCGGACCCTGTTTAAGAGCgaaaagacagtggtcggttttttgatacttacgactgctggcgaaacggcgtaagaaggccgttttgaaatccaagaagcgattgatggactctgggggcaatccatcgaaccacttctgcgctGAACCCGATAGGGTATGTAGGAATACTCGGCACTTGACAGTATCACTGTATTGATACAACATAACCGCGTTCTTGAACTTTCACAGATGCTCTTCCGGATCTTTACTTCCATTGTATTCTCCGATGTTCGGGGCTCGATAACCTCTTGGTAGGTTCTCCCTCAAGATCTGAGCCGAGAAAGGGTACCTTGTCATCCGGATCTTCGGGCAGTTCTTTGACAGAGAttatagcttttccctttcctGACTCCCGGGGCGGATGCAGAGAGCTTTCCGCCACCGATGCCTGCGGCTcttctttcttcggactatgctcgCGAGGTCCAGGTtgatgatagttgcggcgaggctctcggaatgaagtacgagggggttcttcctgctgcttcctctttgagcccctgtcggagacaggagctggttctttggacGCTTCAGGCGCTAGGCGAGGTTGTGAAACCGTTCCTTGTTTTTCAGAGGCGgcttgctttttgacctccttgaagagctcgtactcccccgcagtCATGCTAACATTAATCCTCATGCTGGAACTTtgaccagagtcctccatcttcacgcttaggatcaggctgttgtgtttcccacagacggcgccaaatttgatcctgtccgaaagctgagtcggacgaaggctggtcgcgacggcctagttgttgacggaaagtcgtgggtgatccggctcccacgggcggctgacgctgCTACAGGCCCCTGCACACGCTCAGACGATCCCCCttcgttagagaccaaaaccccaaggaaaaagtccccggatccggccatccgacgctcaagtcaggtactttttccccagaaaatgcAAAGAGCAGGAAAAAAACTGACTGAAAGTGAAAAGCTGTGGAAAAAAGTGATGAGAGAGCGTCCCCGCGTACGAAGAATCCTCCTCCTTTTATGCATCGCCCCGCTTCTAGAACCTGCGAGCatctcagaaaacgttagacgctgggctttgtcatgTAGTGGAGGACACCTGTCTGGCTACGATTGGTTAAGGAGGCATCTtctcgtttaggaacctccgtCTTTGCGCCGGGACTTTGTCCTGTAGTGAAAGACACTTGTCTGGTTATCACTGGTTACGAAGGCATCTTCTCGTTTAGTAACCTCCGCCTGTGTGTATGTCCCCTGGCATGTGACGATTACCCCCTCACATCCTCCTGTCAGGCCTGCTCCCCTACTTTTAAGTGcagcctgtagatcgagctgtctctgaacagctctgccgatcccgacctgtaccgtgtgacttatgctccgggccttcgaacgcaggcctgtagatcgaggtgtctctgaacagctctgccgatcccgacctgtaccgtgtgacttatgctccgggccttcgaacacaggcctgtagatcgagctgtctctgaacagctctgccgatcccgacctgtaccgtgtGTTTCGCCTGTCGTCCccctttgtctttcaactactttgcccccttgatcgacaagTCAGCCTGACCTCTGAATACCACATATGCCTGACTTTGACTGcccagtcagcttgactattgactgccacattatcttgacttttgaccgctatatggccttgacccttctcaccctttcctttTGGGCCCCCCCCATTGCCAGTCGTATCAACtggaaataaattttattaaacaaAACAAAATTTTAGACCCTAATTAGAAAAATGGTTAATTCGATTTTTGACATAATTAACCGatattttattgattatatttgttcagttttttaaaaaaatcgttCAATTCGGTTAGTTAAAAAAATCGATTTGGTTccatttggtttaattttaaccGAATACTCAACCATATGCTCgtggcatggccatgcccaaaagCACGTCTAGGTCGTGCTTCTCGTGGAGGCGTCGAATTGATGTTGGATTTTTTATATTACTTGGTATTTTTGGTTCAAAATACCATGTATGACTTTAGTTGTATATATAGGATTAttgttagagcatccacatcaatttccctatcattatatttaaaatttaggataaataattctattaaatttagataatcactttTCATTACACACTATATCAACTaccataaaatttatattatctttaattttttattatttttttctctttcttttattttttcttgttatatttatggaatgaatggaaggagagagattgaaaagaaatattattttacttttaagataAAAGTTCATTCTCTAAATTTTGAGAATTATCatttatcaaatctaaatttagggaatagtTAGGGTAGCTGATGTAAAAGTTTTTAGCTATCCTATCCAAAATTTAGAGTAAAATCTTTAAATAAGGTAGTTGAAGTAGATGCTCTTATCCTAAAACATATAGAGATCAATTGAAACTTTCTTTGATTTGTGGAGTAGACAAATTGTCGAATTGTCTTCTAtcctctcttgtttttctttgatTTCTTTTTTGCAATTTCTTCATGATTGTCGCGGCGTGATACCAACATGAAGAATAAAAGAGATGTTGGAGATGGAAAAGACTTAAACAACAAAGCTATTGTCGAGAAGAAGAACAAACAAGGAGAAGATTAGAAGAAGAAGCAGCTTACATGCGGAGACTTGGTGAGACTGTGTACGtggaaaagaattttaaaaaggagagattagtttttttttattaaaaatttcctaacttattttaagtcaattgaactggtttaattcaattaaatttaatttaatcataatttgataaaatgaaaatcaaatcAACCTCAATTTAGActaacatattccttatcttcaAATCTATCTATGGATTTTGTTCGACTCCAATCTTATTTTAAATCATGTGGTAAAGGTGAAATCGCTTGTCCCCTGCGCCCCCGTCGCACCCGACCtaaggtcatcacgagggaggtaaatcatagcatcctgagcgagtatgtggcaggtggggtgagttgcacagggaccggggatttacgccccgactatcctgagtttcgaccccgcgacctcatgtggcaagcatcctaccacataccaactcggatgacttGTGAGGTCCAATCTTATTTTaaatcatgtggcaaaaggcgaaatcgctcgccccagcgcccccgctgcacccgacccaaggccatcacgagggaggtaaatcatagcatcctgagcgagcatgtggcaggtggggtgagttgcacagggaccggggATTTACGCTTCGACTACCCCGAGTTTCGACCCCGTGACCTCATGTGACAAGCATCCCATCACGTACCAACTCGAATGACCTATGGGGTCCAATCTTATTTTAAATCAGCACTTTCACTTCGTGGTTAATGAttcaatttgtttatttatttttctggttaaaaaatataaaatacatatagacaataataatttaaaaaattagggTGGATTATAGCCTACGATAGACTTAATGTAGCTTCTTCTCTAATAGTCCGATCTTATATTTCATCCATCAAGGAAATCTAAGAAATTCAATGGCTcttgattttaattttcaaatttggtgGTAAAAGACAATTCACTTACCCTCAGTGTCTTTGTCATTCTGTCTCTAGGCTAACACGAAAGAGATAAATTACATGTGACTGTTAGTATTGGGTAGTTGAATAGCTCAAGAGAGAGGGCAGACACCTGGCTACTAGCTGGGATTTGACTCTCAAATCTCATAGTGACAACACCACCATGCACTAACCAACTGTCCATCCTAAGGGAGCCTAATTTTCAAACTTGAACCATGCAAGGGAGGTTAACTAGCTCCTTGATCTTGTAAAGAATGTGTTGGACAATCTTCAACAATGAAGATTGCTGTCGGAGATTACAAGGAAAATTTGCTGAATTAAAATTACATGAaatcaatctcagacttatttgTTGAAGAGCCTGAGCAGATAATTTCAAGCTATCAACAGGATTAGTTAGGCGAGCTTCTGATGGTTAGTATAGAGAGGGAAGCGGAGTGTTGATTTAGAGTTGGGATGTTACCTGACTACTAAATCGTAGAGTCGCCTGAGCACTGAATTCGAGTACTGTCGAGTAGTGATGTAAGTTGCCAAGTCATAGAATCACTCGATCACCAACTACAAAGTGCTCAGGGAGTCGTTGTAGAGTCGATCCTGAGTGGAAGCTGAATGTTCTCGTGTCAAAGTTGAATACTTCTAAGTGGATGTAGAGAGGAAGCAGAGTGCTCTCGAGTGGATGTCGCATTAGGAAGAAGTGTCCCCCGAGTGCTCCCAAGTGGAAGCCAAGTGGGGAAGAAGAAGATGTCGAGGTCTGCTTTTAATTAAGTAGtttccttaaaataaattcgccCCACCTCTGACTATGCTTCGAGGTTCTATGGGTAGTCTGTTTCTCAAGATACAACGGCAAACCGTGATCACCACTAAGCACTGATGAATCATGGCAAACTAAGAACTATCCAAATACTATCCCGAGTGGATTTACCAAGAAGATGGATGACAAGGAGGATAAGAGAGAGGGGGAACAAAGGTGGACAAAGATCACTTTCCATGCTATAGTTTACGTTGGTACTTTTGTTTAAAATCCAACATCCTTATACAGGACTCAAATGTCAGTTGTTTCACCCGAGAACGGATACATACTATTAACATCAGGTAATGCATCCGTTATTCACTTAAGCAAGtagtaaaaatatattcatatgaCAAAAATATTGATTATTTCATTTGGAAAAATTTTATTCTGATGAGTTCGATATTCAATACGCACATATCATACTTGtacatgaattaatttgatttagtaTAATCTAAGACCTGAATTTATATACTCATGCGTAGAAGAAACTTTCTCCGCATATTTATTCACAACATATATACATGACACACATTATAAATCAATAACAAAACTATGAGACTCAATAATATaagataagataaaaaaaaatcatgtataATGAAGCCTCATTCTTAGTATTACTTCCATTTAAATTTTCAACCGAAAGAAAAATGTTtttaatgttggtgcaacatccctcaggtcaaggttgacctgattgaccaagctgagtcttggtttgagtttagatgtttgacaataagatgttaattgaagaagagtcaagtaggtcaaggttgaccgaatacttgactgggaagtcctaactgggatgttaggcagatggaaaaccctagtgagtgaagctaggtgaaagtcctggtgagtgaagccaggtgaaagacctagtgagtgaagctaggcagatggaaaaccctagtgagtaaagctaggtgaaagtcctggtaagtgaagccaggtgaaagacctagtgagtgaagctaggcagatggaaaaccctagtgagtgaagctaggtgaaagtcctggtgagtgaagctaggcaagggaaaatccagatggatcaaggatgatcggacatctggtgttgggaagtccaagtaggtcaaaggattgactggatacttggcacgaggaaacaCAGattggtcaaagggattgaccagacatctgaataggaaagtccaagtaggtcaagggagtgaccagatacttggcatgacgagaaaagtccaagtgggtcaaaggaattgaccggacacttgtggAAGTCcggcggtcaagggagtgaccggatgctaggcatgatgtaccaacagtcaaggatgaccggatgttggtttgggagtcttggaacttggttttgggcaaaacgcATCGAtcgtgatcgatccagatccggatcgatcgatcgatccgtgCTTTCCAATGACAgaagctccggatcgatccgtggatcgatccggatgtcccaatcgatcggtggattgattgGGACGCTGTCGCGcgatagcgccggatcgatccgtggatcgatccagcgtttgAAACGATCGAGGcgcccgatcgatccgtggatcgatccaaagcctccgatcgattgggaacatttgaatcgatcgggttccgaccgttgaCGGCGCACGATGCCTTCGGCAtcgcttcaccgattcactccagatctctcgccaacttctccatagcgctctcaaagatcagatcgccagttcttgaaggatcttggaagctttccaagtcaagaggcggatcaaaggcaagaagagaagttagggttagagttttctgtactcattgtaagctttgcgcttgtgttttgtttccctttcttcttcttgtactgagagtcttgtagggcttctccgccctcggtagttaccgaaaaggagtgttttcatagtggagggtgcgtgcgtggtgtggatccttggattagtcatctccgttggaggtggataccaagtaaactcctagtgttagcgtgtttgtgtttgtttatgtattttccgttGCGCATTcgtgaagaaacaagcaacaccgagcaacgagcacgcgacgagctattcacccccctctagttacttttggtcctaacatttaATTCAATGGAAATgttataataacaaaaataaataattgcACACCGTAAAGAAATGGAGGGCTTCCACGTAGTAACATGAGTTTGGCTGACTATATCTAATGCACgtgtaatttatattttattttttgtattatGAAGAATTATTTTttcagaaaaaggaaaaaaagatccTGTTTACTTGTGCTGATCCGTCAATTGCTTTATTATAAGAAGCCGCTGCCCAGCTGCTGTGTTCTCTCCCGGGTTGTTCTCCCCCTTCCTCTGCTCGCCGATCAGGACAGGAAGAGAGATCGAGGGATGGGAAAATACGACAAGATCCGCGGCATAGTTCGCCTCCGGCAGATTCTTCTGCGGTGGCGGCAACGCGCATCTGCGGCGGAGGCGTCGTCGTCTCCGCCGCCGGACGTCCCGGCGGGCCACGTGGCGCTGTGCGTGGGAGGCAGCGCGCGACGCTTCGTGGTGCGTGCGTCGCACCTGAACCGCCCGGTCTTCCGGCAGCTCCTCCTCCGAGCCGAGGAGGAGTACGGATTCGCCTCCGGCCTCGCCGGCCCCGTCTCCCTCCCCGGCGTCGACGAGGCCCTCTTCGAGCGCCTCATCCGCCTCATCTCCTCTCCCAGGACCCAGGATTGCAGCCTCGAGGACTTCGAGGCCATGCTTCATACCGCCGTCAGCGACCTATGCAGGTGCGCTGGCGACTCGCTGCCGCTGCTCCACGGCCGCCGCAGCGCTGACGAACCCGTTTGGTGATCATTCAAACTGTAGAAAGAAACAACAGTCAGAATTTTTCTTCGCCACATTTTCATTTCCCCCCTCCTTCTTTTGATATTTGCGTGTCGCAATAATGGAACTGTAATGATTAAAGCGAGCACAGAACTGAGTCATCCATTTCCCCCACCAAAAAAAAAGAgattataaatattaataaattgaatTTCTCTACCTTAATAACTACTAATCATATTCATGGtctttttctttaactttatttATAATCTTGACCGACTTTAATAATCTCCACAGATACACAGAtcttttgaaattatttatgtggttttatttttttaaaaatatatgaatTTAGTAGTTGTTCTTGTCCGAGGCCGCCAGAGGATGAGCCATTTATTAACAATCTTTGCTTTATTGACAAAGTCTTTGAATGCCACGAGAGAAAATTTGAGAGAACTGGATCGTCAAGAATACTCATGAAGTCAGAGAGAGAGAGTGTTAAAATGGAGATCAGGGGTTTTCTGATTCATCCACTCTGACGTTCAAGTCAAGTCTCCGGTAAAAGAGGTGGAGAAGAAGGGTAATAATGTGAAGATGTGGTAATTAAGGAATGTATGTGGGTGTGCATTGTTACAATGAGCTACATTTGTCTCTAAGAGCAAACTCTATTTATAGTACTATTGAAAGAATGGAATGATATCTCTTTTCATGTGTTAATTGATAGGATGTCATACTCCTGATAGGAAAAGTATCATATCACCGTATTATAGAGTCACGTCATTCACATCTTGTATTGTAGAAGATGGTGTGAGTTCACTCTATgttgatcatacatttctatgtGCTCTAATAACCCGCTCTACGTATTACTCCACGTGCTCTGATATCCCTTGTGATATTGAAATAGTTGGGTCAAAGGACTTGCCATGTTAAGTGGAGGAGTGTCTAATTGATCGGGACGAGCGGAGATGAGTAGGGCATTGAGTCAGGGGGTCGTGCGGAGATGAGTATAGCATCAGGTCGGTGGGGCCAAGCAGAGACAAACAGGGCGTCGAGTTGTCAATTCAAGTGGAGATGAACAGGGCATTAGGTTAGC from Zingiber officinale cultivar Zhangliang chromosome 6B, Zo_v1.1, whole genome shotgun sequence carries:
- the LOC121989961 gene encoding indole-3-acetic acid-induced protein ARG7-like, which produces MGKYDKIRGIVRLRQILLRWRQRASAAEASSSPPPDVPAGHVALCVGGSARRFVVRASHLNRPVFRQLLLRAEEEYGFASGLAGPVSLPGVDEALFERLIRLISSPRTQDCSLEDFEAMLHTAVSDLCRCAGDSLPLLHGRRSADEPVW